A section of the Prochlorococcus sp. MIT 1341 genome encodes:
- the rpsS gene encoding 30S ribosomal protein S19 yields the protein MGRSLKKGPFISDSLLRKIEKQNADDDKSVIKTWSRASTILPMMIGHTIAVHNGRTHIPVFVTEQMVGHKLGEFAPTRTFKGHIKDKKGGR from the coding sequence ATGGGACGTTCACTCAAAAAAGGCCCTTTTATTTCTGACAGCTTGCTTCGCAAGATTGAAAAGCAAAATGCAGATGATGACAAGTCGGTTATCAAAACTTGGTCTAGAGCCTCGACTATTCTCCCTATGATGATTGGTCACACTATTGCAGTTCACAATGGCCGCACTCATATCCCAGTTTTTGTGACAGAGCAAATGGTTGGGCACAAGTTGGGTGAATTTGCACCTACCAGAACCTTTAAAGGTCACATAAAAGATAAAAAGGGAGGCCGTTAA
- the rplV gene encoding 50S ribosomal protein L22 produces MTSTTTTSSVAKAHGRFLRGSVSKVRRVLDQIRGRTYRDALIMLEFMPYRSTGPITKVLRSAVANAENNLGLDPAKLVITQASADMGPPMKRYRPRAQGRAFAIKKQTCHINIGVALPADS; encoded by the coding sequence ATGACCAGCACAACTACAACCTCTTCAGTAGCCAAGGCTCATGGACGTTTCCTAAGAGGTTCCGTTTCAAAAGTTCGTCGTGTCCTCGATCAAATTCGCGGACGTACATACCGTGACGCCTTGATCATGCTTGAGTTCATGCCTTACCGCTCTACCGGACCTATCACAAAGGTTTTGAGATCTGCAGTTGCAAATGCGGAGAATAATTTGGGCTTAGATCCAGCAAAGCTTGTCATAACTCAGGCTTCAGCTGATATGGGCCCTCCCATGAAGCGTTACAGGCCCCGCGCTCAAGGGCGCGCATTTGCCATTAAAAAGCAGACTTGTCACATCAATATTGGTGTGGCGCTTCCTGCCGATTCCTGA